In Nitrobacteraceae bacterium AZCC 1564, the following proteins share a genomic window:
- a CDS encoding carbon-monoxide dehydrogenase large subunit (product_source=KO:K03520; cath_funfam=3.30.365.10; cog=COG1529; ko=KO:K03520; pfam=PF01315,PF02738; smart=SM01008; superfamily=54665,56003; tigrfam=TIGR02416) produces the protein MGIEGIGARVTRKEDKRFITGKGRYTDDVRLHGMTYASFVRSPHAHAKIKKIDVTAANNMPGVVDVLTGQQLVDDKIGNLICGWMIHSKDGSPMKMGAWPAMAPEVVRFVGQAVAVVIAETRNQARDAAEAVDVTYEELPAAADISAAIAPGAPQLHPEAPGNVIFDWTIGDEAATNDAFAKAANIVAMDITNNRLAPNAMEPRAAVAEYDTAEEHFTLYTTSQNPHVARLVLSAFYNIAPEHKLRVIAPDVGGGFGSKIFIYPEEMVALWASKRVERPVKWTSDRTEAFLTDAHGRDHLTKAEMAFDKDNKIIGLRVKTYANLGAYMSLFSSSVPTYLYATLLSGQYNIPNIYAEVISVYTNTTPVDAYRGAGRPEASFVMERLMETAARQLKVDPAELRRKNFITSFPHQTPVIMAYDTGDFNASLDAALKAIDYAGFPARKENAKKEGKLRGIGFSCYIEACGIAPSKAVGSLGAGVGLWESAEVRVNPVGTVEILTGSHSHGQGHETTFAQVAADRLGIPLNQVSIVHGDTDKVQFGMGTYGSRSGAVGMSAIVKAMEKIEAKAKKIVAHQLEASENDIVIENGEFKVTGTDKSIAFPMVALAAYTAHNIPEGMEPGLKETAFYDPTNFTFPAGAYICEVEVDPGTGKTEFVNFVAADDFGRLINPMIVEGQVHGGLAQGIGQALLEHAVYDKSGQLMTASFMDYAMPRAEDLPSFKVSHTTTLCPGNPLGIKGCGEAGAIGSSAAVINAITNAIGNNRLEMPASPDRVWHAIHQQQAAE, from the coding sequence ATGGGAATTGAAGGTATCGGCGCACGCGTTACGCGCAAGGAAGATAAACGCTTTATCACGGGCAAAGGGCGATACACCGACGACGTTCGCCTCCACGGCATGACCTACGCAAGTTTCGTTCGCAGCCCGCATGCCCACGCCAAAATCAAGAAAATCGACGTTACTGCCGCGAACAATATGCCCGGCGTCGTTGATGTCCTGACCGGCCAGCAACTCGTCGATGACAAGATCGGCAACCTGATTTGCGGCTGGATGATCCATTCCAAGGACGGCTCGCCGATGAAAATGGGCGCGTGGCCGGCGATGGCGCCGGAAGTCGTGCGCTTTGTCGGGCAAGCTGTCGCGGTCGTCATCGCAGAAACGCGCAATCAGGCGCGCGACGCAGCCGAAGCTGTCGACGTGACCTACGAGGAATTGCCGGCAGCCGCCGACATCAGCGCCGCAATCGCGCCCGGTGCGCCGCAGCTTCATCCTGAAGCACCCGGCAACGTAATCTTCGACTGGACAATCGGTGACGAAGCCGCCACCAACGATGCCTTCGCGAAAGCCGCGAATATTGTGGCGATGGACATCACCAACAACCGCTTGGCGCCCAACGCCATGGAACCGCGAGCGGCCGTAGCGGAATACGATACGGCGGAAGAGCACTTTACTCTTTATACGACATCGCAGAATCCGCATGTCGCGCGATTGGTGCTATCGGCGTTCTACAATATTGCGCCGGAGCACAAGCTGCGTGTGATTGCGCCCGATGTCGGTGGCGGCTTCGGCTCGAAGATCTTCATCTATCCAGAGGAAATGGTGGCGCTGTGGGCCTCCAAGCGCGTCGAACGGCCGGTGAAATGGACGTCCGACCGCACCGAGGCTTTCCTGACCGATGCACATGGCCGCGATCATCTCACGAAGGCCGAGATGGCCTTCGACAAGGACAACAAGATCATTGGCCTGCGGGTGAAGACCTACGCCAATCTCGGCGCATACATGTCGCTGTTTTCGTCATCAGTGCCGACTTATCTCTACGCGACGCTGCTGTCGGGCCAATACAATATCCCAAACATCTATGCGGAGGTCATCAGCGTCTACACCAACACCACGCCAGTGGATGCTTATCGCGGTGCAGGCCGCCCGGAAGCGAGCTTCGTCATGGAGCGGCTGATGGAAACCGCTGCGCGGCAACTGAAGGTCGACCCGGCCGAACTGCGCCGGAAAAATTTCATCACCAGCTTCCCGCACCAAACTCCAGTGATCATGGCTTACGACACGGGCGACTTTAACGCATCACTCGATGCCGCACTAAAAGCGATCGACTATGCTGGCTTCCCCGCGCGGAAAGAAAACGCGAAAAAGGAAGGCAAGCTGCGCGGCATTGGCTTCTCGTGTTACATCGAAGCCTGTGGCATCGCTCCGTCGAAAGCCGTCGGCAGCCTCGGCGCGGGCGTCGGCCTGTGGGAATCCGCCGAAGTTCGTGTCAATCCGGTTGGTACTGTCGAAATCCTGACCGGCTCGCACAGCCACGGCCAGGGACACGAGACAACGTTTGCTCAAGTCGCCGCGGATCGTCTCGGCATTCCGCTTAACCAGGTCTCGATCGTTCACGGCGACACCGACAAAGTGCAGTTCGGCATGGGCACCTACGGATCGCGTTCCGGCGCGGTGGGCATGTCGGCGATCGTCAAAGCGATGGAGAAGATCGAGGCCAAGGCCAAGAAGATCGTCGCGCATCAGCTCGAAGCCTCGGAAAACGACATCGTCATCGAGAACGGCGAGTTCAAGGTCACCGGCACCGACAAGTCCATTGCGTTTCCAATGGTCGCGCTCGCCGCCTACACCGCGCACAACATTCCCGAGGGCATGGAGCCGGGCCTGAAGGAAACTGCATTCTACGATCCGACCAACTTCACCTTCCCCGCAGGCGCATACATCTGCGAAGTTGAAGTCGATCCGGGCACCGGCAAGACGGAGTTCGTGAACTTCGTCGCGGCCGATGATTTCGGCCGCCTCATCAACCCGATGATCGTTGAAGGCCAGGTGCATGGCGGTCTTGCGCAGGGCATCGGACAAGCGCTGCTTGAGCACGCCGTCTACGATAAGAGCGGCCAGCTCATGACGGCGTCGTTCATGGACTACGCCATGCCGCGCGCAGAAGATCTACCCTCGTTCAAAGTGTCGCACACCACGACGCTTTGCCCGGGCAACCCGCTCGGCATCAAAGGCTGCGGCGAAGCCGGCGCCATCGGGTCATCCGCGGCGGTGATCAATGCCATCACCAACGCGATCGGCAACAACAGGCTTGAGATGCCTGCCAGCCCGGACCGGGTGTGGCACGCCATTCATCAACAACAGGCCGCGGAATAA
- a CDS encoding carbon-monoxide dehydrogenase medium subunit (product_source=KO:K03519; cath_funfam=3.30.390.50,3.30.465.10; cog=COG1319; ko=KO:K03519; pfam=PF00941; smart=SM01092; superfamily=55447,56176) — MYETTYHRPSSIEDAVALFEKGSDSKYLAGGHTLLPVMKQRLARPSDVIDLAKIPALVGISATGDTLTIKAATSYYDILTSADVKKAIPALVHLTSMLGDPAVRYRGTIGGSIANNDPAADYPAAVVALDATVKTNKRSIKADDFFQGLFSTALEDGEIITEIAFPIPAKAAYAKMRHPASRFALTGVFVATTKAGDVRVAATGASQDGVMRVPAIEAALKANWTADAIDSVTISADGLIADIHGSADYRANLIKVMAQRAVTAAG, encoded by the coding sequence ATGTACGAGACAACATATCATCGTCCGTCGAGCATCGAGGATGCCGTGGCCCTGTTCGAGAAGGGCTCAGACTCAAAATATCTCGCCGGTGGCCACACGCTGCTTCCGGTAATGAAGCAGCGGCTGGCACGGCCCTCCGACGTCATCGACCTTGCCAAGATCCCGGCACTGGTTGGCATCTCGGCAACTGGCGATACGCTTACCATCAAGGCAGCGACGAGCTACTACGATATTCTGACCAGTGCCGATGTGAAAAAGGCAATCCCTGCTCTTGTGCACCTGACGTCAATGCTCGGAGATCCTGCTGTGCGCTATCGCGGCACGATCGGCGGCTCGATCGCCAACAACGATCCTGCCGCGGACTATCCCGCAGCCGTGGTCGCGCTTGATGCGACGGTGAAAACCAACAAGCGCAGCATCAAGGCCGATGATTTCTTCCAGGGCCTGTTCAGCACGGCCCTCGAAGACGGTGAGATCATCACCGAGATCGCATTCCCGATCCCAGCGAAAGCGGCCTATGCGAAGATGCGGCACCCCGCCTCGCGCTTTGCGCTCACCGGCGTGTTCGTCGCAACAACAAAGGCCGGCGATGTGCGCGTCGCGGCGACCGGTGCATCACAGGATGGCGTGATGCGGGTACCTGCCATTGAAGCAGCGTTGAAGGCCAACTGGACGGCTGACGCGATTGATTCGGTAACTATCTCGGCGGATGGCTTGATCGCGGATATTCACGGAAGCGCCGATTATCGAGCCAACCTTATTAAGGTCATGGCGCAACGCGCCGTCACGGCCGCCGGCTAG
- a CDS encoding DNA-binding transcriptional MerR regulator (product_source=COG0789; cath_funfam=1.10.1660.10; cog=COG0789; pfam=PF13411; smart=SM00422; superfamily=46955) produces the protein MRSTIMLIDIAEVARRTGLPASTLRYYEEIGLIESLGRRGLRRTFDVDVLGRLSLIALGRSAGFSLSDIGGMLAAGGETRLDRSLLAAKADEIDSTIRRLTALRDGLRRAANCTAPSHAACPTFRRLRTIALGRVRHAKKSA, from the coding sequence ATGAGGTCAACCATAATGCTGATCGATATCGCTGAAGTTGCTCGCCGCACCGGCCTACCTGCCTCCACCTTGCGCTATTATGAGGAGATCGGACTGATAGAGTCACTGGGCCGACGGGGCCTGCGACGCACGTTCGACGTCGATGTTCTCGGCCGATTGTCGCTGATCGCTCTCGGTCGTTCCGCAGGCTTTTCGCTTTCGGATATCGGCGGGATGCTGGCAGCGGGGGGCGAGACCCGACTCGATCGGAGCCTGCTCGCTGCGAAGGCCGACGAGATCGATAGCACGATCAGAAGATTGACGGCGCTTCGCGATGGCCTCCGGCGCGCGGCTAATTGTACCGCGCCCAGTCATGCAGCATGTCCCACCTTCCGTCGCTTACGAACGATCGCGCTCGGGCGCGTGCGTCATGCGAAAAAGTCAGCCTGA
- a CDS encoding SAM-dependent methyltransferase (product_source=COG0500; cath_funfam=3.40.50.150; cog=COG0500; pfam=PF13649; superfamily=53335) produces MRRIIDSDKEGPMEQQQNDDLAWNARRGNAWADLQPMLDRLFLPFEQILADAIPTNRGCHVLDIGCGTGATTLAIAKRLATRGGCTGLDVSGVLLEIARRRAIAEGTTNAHFILGDAQRYRFAPNTFDAVASRFGVMFFDHPEAAFANIRSAVRPGGTLACVVWRSRDDNAFMAAAERAAEPLLGRSDRPDPNAPGQFAFADANRVRGILSTAGWDAIKISPLDVPCTLSKPDLAIYARRMGRIGMILPDLDEALRAKVTAALDDAFASFLLDDIARFDVACWMVQAHAG; encoded by the coding sequence ATGCGCCGAATCATCGACAGCGACAAGGAAGGGCCGATGGAACAGCAACAGAATGACGACCTCGCTTGGAACGCGCGTCGAGGGAATGCCTGGGCCGATCTTCAGCCGATGCTGGATCGATTGTTCTTACCCTTCGAGCAGATCCTGGCAGATGCCATCCCGACAAACAGGGGATGCCACGTCCTGGATATTGGCTGCGGCACCGGTGCCACGACGCTGGCGATAGCCAAGCGGCTGGCGACGCGCGGGGGGTGCACCGGGCTTGATGTTTCTGGCGTTCTGCTGGAGATCGCCCGACGTCGGGCGATAGCGGAAGGCACAACCAACGCGCACTTCATTCTGGGTGACGCCCAGCGCTATCGCTTCGCCCCGAACACGTTTGATGCGGTAGCATCGCGCTTTGGCGTGATGTTCTTCGATCATCCTGAAGCCGCTTTCGCCAATATCCGGAGTGCGGTTCGTCCTGGAGGCACGCTAGCATGCGTGGTCTGGCGCAGCAGAGATGACAATGCGTTCATGGCGGCAGCGGAACGTGCTGCGGAACCGCTGCTGGGACGGAGCGATCGTCCCGATCCGAATGCTCCTGGCCAGTTCGCGTTCGCCGATGCCAATCGAGTGCGGGGGATTCTCTCGACGGCCGGCTGGGATGCAATCAAAATCAGCCCCCTCGACGTGCCATGCACCTTGTCCAAACCTGACCTCGCCATCTACGCGCGTCGCATGGGCCGCATCGGCATGATCCTACCCGATCTTGACGAAGCCCTTCGCGCCAAAGTGACGGCGGCGCTTGATGATGCGTTTGCGTCGTTCCTTCTGGACGATATTGCGCGGTTCGACGTTGCTTGCTGGATGGTGCAGGCGCACGCTGGATAA
- a CDS encoding ATP-dependent RNA helicase DeaD (product_source=KO:K05592; cath_funfam=3.40.50.300; cog=COG0513; ko=KO:K05592; pfam=PF00270,PF00271,PF03880; smart=SM00487; superfamily=52540) — protein MMRRTSDSGHSCPRALDPFPLLLGNIAIQGPPSVNSISASPPLARALTERNYNDPTPVQKAVLAEEAADRDLLVSAQTGSGKTVAYGLAIARDLLGDAERLPKATAPLALIVAPTRELALQVHRELTWLYQHAGARVVSCVGGMDPRQEMRELADGVHIVVGTPGRLCDHIRRKRLDISELKAIVLDEADEMLDLGFREDMEFILEATPETRRTLLFSATLPRGIAALAEQYQQDAFRIEVAGTEGGHADIEYRAIRVAPSDVEHAVVNTLRFYESPTAIVFCNTRGAVNHLQAALLERGFSVVALSGEMTQNERTKALQSLRDSRSRICVATDVAARGIDLPNLGLVIHADLPNDPEVLQHRSGRTGRAGKKGVSVLLVPPARRRRADLLLNMADIDVIWGVAPTAEEIRALDQQRMLQGALFSDQANDEDIVFARALLAERSTEEIATALARLYRSQLPAPEDILDPGENRRSSDDRRSKDKRDTSGSGQARKGKSRGLPEGGVWFRAAIGRRKNAEARWLLPMICRRGNISKQDIGTIRIFDTTTEFEVSVHAADEFALQIKRPDKEDNIRIEALPDGPQRESISTERSLRKPMHGGNSNEPHHKDRRHSEEKPRGKEPHQFKSPPPRGKKPKRSKAADNPAWPTVEKPAFGKKKKKRRH, from the coding sequence ATGATGAGGCGAACTTCGGATTCGGGACACTCGTGTCCGCGCGCGCTCGATCCGTTCCCATTGCTTCTTGGCAATATCGCCATTCAAGGTCCGCCGTCCGTGAACTCTATCTCCGCAAGCCCGCCGCTCGCCCGTGCCCTCACCGAGCGCAACTATAATGATCCAACGCCGGTGCAGAAGGCAGTCCTTGCCGAGGAAGCAGCCGACCGCGACCTGCTGGTATCCGCACAAACCGGCTCAGGCAAAACGGTAGCCTACGGGCTTGCGATCGCGCGCGATCTGCTGGGAGACGCCGAACGGCTGCCAAAAGCTACCGCGCCATTGGCGTTGATCGTCGCGCCGACCCGTGAACTGGCCTTGCAGGTGCACCGTGAGCTCACATGGCTTTATCAGCACGCCGGCGCACGCGTCGTCTCCTGTGTCGGCGGCATGGATCCCCGGCAGGAAATGCGCGAGCTCGCGGACGGCGTGCACATCGTCGTCGGCACTCCGGGGCGGCTGTGCGATCACATTCGCCGCAAGCGGCTCGATATCTCCGAATTGAAGGCCATCGTGCTCGACGAAGCCGACGAAATGCTCGATCTCGGCTTCCGCGAAGACATGGAATTCATCCTCGAGGCGACACCCGAAACGCGGCGCACCTTGCTGTTTTCCGCGACCTTGCCGCGCGGCATCGCCGCACTTGCCGAGCAGTATCAACAGGACGCATTCCGCATCGAGGTCGCAGGCACCGAAGGCGGCCACGCTGACATTGAATATCGCGCTATCCGTGTGGCGCCGAGCGATGTCGAACACGCTGTGGTCAACACGTTGCGGTTCTACGAATCTCCGACCGCGATCGTGTTCTGCAACACGCGCGGCGCCGTGAACCATTTGCAGGCGGCCCTTCTGGAGCGCGGGTTCTCTGTCGTCGCACTTTCGGGCGAAATGACACAGAACGAGCGAACCAAGGCACTGCAGTCCCTGCGCGACAGTCGTTCGCGAATATGCGTTGCGACCGATGTGGCGGCACGCGGCATCGATCTGCCAAACCTGGGACTCGTCATTCACGCCGATCTGCCGAACGATCCGGAAGTGCTGCAACACCGTTCCGGCCGCACCGGCCGTGCGGGGAAGAAGGGCGTCAGTGTTTTGCTCGTGCCACCCGCGCGTCGCCGCCGCGCCGATCTGTTGCTGAACATGGCCGATATCGACGTCATATGGGGCGTGGCACCGACCGCAGAAGAGATCCGAGCACTTGATCAGCAGCGCATGCTGCAAGGCGCGCTATTCAGCGATCAAGCAAACGATGAAGATATTGTCTTTGCACGTGCATTGCTCGCCGAGCGATCGACTGAAGAGATCGCTACCGCACTGGCCAGACTCTATCGCTCGCAGCTCCCCGCGCCGGAAGATATTCTCGATCCGGGCGAAAATCGCCGTTCAAGTGATGATCGAAGATCGAAAGACAAGCGGGATACGAGCGGAAGCGGTCAAGCCCGCAAAGGAAAGTCTCGCGGACTGCCTGAAGGTGGCGTCTGGTTTCGCGCCGCGATCGGACGGCGGAAGAATGCCGAGGCTCGATGGCTTCTGCCGATGATTTGCCGGCGCGGGAATATCAGCAAGCAAGACATTGGTACGATCCGAATTTTCGACACCACGACGGAGTTCGAGGTTTCGGTCCACGCCGCTGACGAATTCGCGCTTCAGATAAAACGGCCGGACAAAGAAGATAACATCCGGATTGAGGCTTTACCCGATGGGCCGCAGCGTGAGAGCATCTCGACGGAACGGAGCTTGCGCAAGCCCATGCACGGCGGCAACAGTAACGAGCCACATCACAAGGACAGGCGGCACTCGGAAGAGAAGCCGCGAGGCAAAGAGCCTCACCAGTTCAAGAGTCCACCGCCACGTGGCAAAAAGCCGAAACGCAGTAAAGCTGCCGACAATCCAGCATGGCCAACGGTCGAAAAGCCAGCGTTCGGGAAAAAGAAAAAGAAACGCCGTCACTGA
- a CDS encoding chromosome segregation ATPase (product_source=COG1196; cath_funfam=1.10.287.950; cog=COG1196; superfamily=58104): MTMSNCSPADVMSAVTSVEDVVSQIETTFAQVGNHLGRGHAIFQDLNGGLALLSDELSGAKIEGATTALHDIAAKLTGLAEVLPQESALLGAIGASASEASNVLKPLVKQIQMVMIIARSARIEAAALDTSQESFLDFTQEAFELAKAVQSSVDACTDDQQRLVDAISVALSRQRDFEGRYRAQLLSVSDELTCAHSGMQGRQTDSVRLAESTSASTKRIAEAVGVAIVSLQAGDSTRQRLEHVCRGLRIAAGSEPSLAPAVDDAQIDEQTARLICQLQVSQLKSSATSFDGDIRDIDRSLRALVADATEIVGHGRSLYGGDGDMTSFLSTMKQALAQASALISTCENSRQSVEDALSVVEETLGKFRSAITALAETIVDIILIGMNAGLKAAQLGVKGRAFVVIANELKATADNISAGADQLKPILDNIEGAAGNLKRLRIEGDSSKMSDLEPSILHAIQEIEAGNGQLNQLMARLVQEGSQFEELMADAQTSLSVLSGKAATLPEVARQLEAVNGSPVKLSADEAFAIENVFDDLYEQYTMVSERDVHQQFAQRVGLSQKFAMSEPAQDSADDVLFF; this comes from the coding sequence ATGACCATGTCGAATTGCTCTCCAGCCGATGTCATGAGCGCCGTCACTTCGGTCGAGGACGTGGTCTCTCAGATCGAGACGACGTTCGCGCAGGTCGGAAATCACCTTGGACGCGGTCATGCGATATTCCAGGACCTCAACGGCGGACTTGCGCTTTTGTCCGACGAGCTCTCCGGAGCCAAGATTGAAGGCGCAACGACAGCGCTACATGATATTGCCGCGAAGCTGACGGGGCTTGCGGAGGTGCTGCCGCAGGAAAGTGCGCTCCTTGGCGCTATTGGCGCCAGTGCTAGCGAAGCCTCCAACGTTTTGAAGCCGCTGGTCAAGCAGATCCAGATGGTCATGATTATCGCGCGCAGTGCGCGTATCGAGGCGGCGGCGCTCGATACAAGTCAGGAAAGCTTTCTCGATTTTACTCAGGAGGCATTTGAGCTTGCAAAAGCTGTGCAGTCGTCGGTCGATGCCTGTACGGATGATCAGCAGCGACTTGTGGACGCTATCAGCGTTGCCCTGAGCCGTCAGCGGGACTTCGAAGGACGTTATCGTGCTCAGCTTTTATCGGTCAGTGATGAATTGACCTGCGCGCATTCGGGAATGCAGGGCCGTCAGACGGACAGCGTACGCCTTGCTGAATCAACAAGCGCGAGCACGAAGAGAATAGCTGAAGCGGTCGGCGTCGCGATTGTTTCTCTGCAGGCAGGAGACAGCACCCGGCAGCGCCTCGAGCACGTGTGCCGCGGGTTGCGCATCGCGGCCGGCTCGGAGCCAAGCCTGGCTCCGGCAGTCGACGATGCGCAGATCGATGAGCAGACGGCGCGCTTGATCTGCCAGCTTCAAGTCTCTCAGCTTAAAAGCTCCGCGACGAGCTTCGACGGGGATATCCGCGATATTGACCGCTCTCTGAGGGCGTTGGTCGCTGATGCGACGGAAATCGTCGGTCACGGTCGTTCATTATACGGCGGCGACGGCGATATGACGTCGTTCCTGTCCACGATGAAGCAAGCACTGGCTCAAGCGTCGGCGTTGATAAGCACGTGCGAAAACTCCAGGCAATCGGTTGAAGATGCATTGTCGGTTGTCGAAGAGACGTTGGGGAAATTCCGGTCGGCCATTACCGCTCTGGCTGAAACCATCGTCGATATCATCCTGATCGGCATGAATGCCGGGCTTAAGGCTGCGCAGCTTGGGGTAAAGGGTCGCGCATTTGTCGTGATCGCGAACGAACTCAAGGCGACGGCGGATAACATCTCCGCGGGCGCCGACCAGTTGAAGCCGATCCTTGATAATATCGAAGGAGCCGCTGGAAATCTTAAGCGTCTTCGCATCGAGGGCGATTCTTCGAAGATGTCCGATCTCGAGCCGTCGATCCTGCACGCAATTCAGGAGATCGAGGCAGGGAACGGCCAACTCAATCAGTTAATGGCGCGTCTTGTGCAGGAAGGTTCGCAATTCGAGGAGCTGATGGCTGATGCGCAGACATCTTTGTCAGTTCTGAGTGGAAAAGCTGCGACGCTTCCGGAGGTTGCTCGGCAATTAGAGGCGGTTAACGGAAGCCCGGTCAAATTGTCGGCTGATGAAGCATTCGCAATCGAAAATGTCTTCGACGATCTCTATGAGCAATACACCATGGTGAGTGAGCGGGATGTTCACCAACAATTTGCGCAGCGCGTTGGCCTATCTCAGAAGTTTGCCATGAGCGAACCGGCACAGGATAGCGCCGACGACGTGTTGTTTTTCTAG
- a CDS encoding two-component system chemotaxis response regulator CheB (product_source=KO:K03412; cath_funfam=3.40.50.180,3.40.50.2300; cog=COG2201; ko=KO:K03412; pfam=PF00072,PF01339; smart=SM00448; superfamily=52172,52738) — protein sequence MLKKKVRVLIVDDSASVRQILSTILNEDPDIEVMAAVSDPFAAAKRLQDELPDVIILDIEMPRMDGMTFLRKIMAQRPIPVIICSTLTEQGSNLMFEAFEAGAVDIVPKPRVDTRQALMESSGRLREAVKSAARARVRPRAARRPVEAKLTADAIMPPPVAGRPRPETARIVCIGVSTGGTESLRDVLEVLPRACPGILIVQHMPQGFTAAFARRLNGICEIDVKEAEDGEPVLPGTAYIAPGSRHMLLQRTGVRYHIAIKDGPPVSRHRPSADVLFRSAAQYAGKNALGIIMTGMGDDGAKGLLEMRKLGAATRAQDEESCVVFGMPKEAIACGAVEKIVSLSKISREIMLWHDAGQAA from the coding sequence ATGTTGAAGAAGAAAGTTCGGGTTCTGATTGTCGATGACTCCGCATCGGTTCGCCAAATCCTCTCCACCATTCTGAACGAAGATCCCGACATCGAAGTGATGGCCGCTGTATCCGATCCGTTTGCCGCAGCGAAACGGCTGCAGGATGAATTGCCGGATGTGATCATTCTCGACATCGAGATGCCGCGTATGGATGGAATGACATTCTTGCGCAAGATCATGGCGCAGCGGCCAATCCCCGTGATCATTTGCTCGACGCTGACCGAGCAAGGTTCGAACCTGATGTTCGAGGCATTCGAGGCCGGCGCTGTCGACATCGTTCCAAAACCACGGGTAGATACGCGCCAGGCTCTCATGGAATCGTCAGGACGTTTGCGTGAGGCCGTAAAATCCGCTGCTCGTGCTCGAGTTCGTCCGCGCGCTGCGCGGCGTCCCGTGGAAGCGAAATTGACGGCCGATGCAATCATGCCGCCACCCGTGGCAGGCCGGCCTCGCCCCGAAACCGCACGTATTGTCTGCATTGGTGTCTCGACCGGCGGAACGGAGTCTCTTCGAGACGTTCTGGAAGTTCTGCCCCGCGCCTGTCCCGGTATTCTGATTGTTCAGCACATGCCGCAGGGCTTTACCGCCGCCTTTGCACGGCGGCTCAATGGGATCTGCGAGATCGACGTCAAGGAAGCGGAGGACGGCGAGCCCGTGCTGCCCGGAACGGCGTATATCGCGCCGGGAAGCAGGCACATGCTGCTGCAACGGACCGGCGTTCGCTATCATATCGCAATCAAGGATGGCCCTCCTGTCTCGCGCCACCGCCCGTCGGCCGACGTCCTCTTCCGTTCGGCGGCACAGTATGCCGGAAAAAATGCACTCGGAATCATTATGACCGGCATGGGCGATGACGGCGCAAAAGGCCTGCTGGAAATGCGTAAGCTTGGTGCAGCAACGCGTGCGCAGGACGAAGAGAGCTGTGTGGTTTTCGGCATGCCGAAAGAAGCCATCGCATGTGGAGCGGTTGAAAAGATCGTATCGCTGTCAAAAATCTCCAGAGAGATCATGCTCTGGCACGATGCCGGTCAGGCGGCTTGA